One Miscanthus floridulus cultivar M001 chromosome 11, ASM1932011v1, whole genome shotgun sequence DNA window includes the following coding sequences:
- the LOC136494604 gene encoding uncharacterized protein, giving the protein MAGLLRVQPPSLELGVRVVRVDGLEQEQLEERGGGSLFLRYYVPAGDGRRRLRVDTREVPCAGDGDLRWGELARFQRWGGGGAAGGIAFELRWRPRPSSSSGLVAALLGAGGARVRPSSRVLARAELPWADVSSAAAAQPAERWLTLSQVGRELRGCKAPKLLVEVKAVRHAAVASTERTSGGGMTQCCRAAERCGQCGWVGSEEDMFLAATFSQQY; this is encoded by the coding sequence ATGGCAGGATTACTGAGGGTGCAGCCGCCGAGCCTCGAGCTCGGCGTCAGGGTCGTCAGGGTGGATGGCCTAGAGCAGGAGCAGCTggaggagcgcggcggcggcagccTCTTCCTGAGGTACTACGTGCCGGCCGGGgacgggcggcggcggctgcgcgtGGACACGCGGGAGGTCCCGTGCGCCGGGGACGGGGACTTGCGCTGGGGCGAGCTCGCGCGCTTCCAGCGCTGGGGTGGTGGCGGTGCGGCCGGGGGAATCGCGTTCGAGCTGCGGTGGAGGCCGCGGCCGTCGTCCTCGTCCGGGCTGGTGGCGGCGCTACTGGGGGCCGGCGGAGCGCGGGTGAGGCCGTCGTCGCGGGTGCTGGCGCGGGCCGAGCTCCCGTGGGCCGACgtgtcgtcggcggcggcggcgcagccggCGGAGAGGTGGCTCACGCTCTCGCAGGTGGGCCGCGAGCTGCGCGGGTGCAAGGCGCCTAAGCTGCTGGTCGAGGTCAAGGCTGTCCGCCACGCCGCCGTTGCTAGCACGGAGAGGACATCCGGTGGCGGCATGACCCAGTGCTGCCGTGCTGCCGAGCGCTGCGGCCAGTGCGGGTGGGTTGGGAGCGAGGAGGATATGTTCCTCGCAGCAACGTTCAGTCAGCAGTACTAG
- the LOC136493082 gene encoding lipoyl synthase, mitochondrial, whose translation MHGRQHLAASLTRALTQAPTRSISSTPSLLQTLDPSVPSPPPAAEPGRLVELRRRLQADAPSLGDFAYSVEVGTRQRPLPKPKWMKETVPGGAKYAAIKAKLRELKLHTVCEEARCPNLGECWSGGETGTATATIMILGDTCTRGCRFCNVKTSRTPPPPDPDEPSNVAQAIASWGLEYIVITSVDRDDLPDQGSGHFAETVQKLKALKPEMLIEALVPDFRGDPSSVEKVATSGLHVFAHNIETVEELQRNVRDYRANFKQSIDVLKMAKEYAPPGTLTKTSIMLGCGETPDQVISTMEKVRAAGVDVITFGQYMRPSKRHMPVSEYVTPEAFEKYRALGVEMGFRYVASGPMVRSSYKAGEFYIKAMIEADRAKATTADSSA comes from the exons atgCACGGCCGCCAGCACCTCGCGGCGTCCCTAACCCGGGCCCTGACCCAGGCGCCCACCCGCTCCATCTCCTCCACCCCGTCTCTCCTCCAAACCCTCGACCCCTCAGTGCCATCGCCTCCTCCCGCCGCGGAACCAGGGCGGCTCgtggagctgcggcggcggctgcagGCGGACGCGCCGTCGCTGGGCGACTTCGCGTACTCGGTGGAGGTCGGGACGCGGCAGCGCCCGCTGCCCAAGCCCAAGTGGATGAAGGAGACCGTGCCTGGCGGCGCCAAGTACGCGGCCATCAAGGCCAAGCTGCGGGAGCTGAAGCTGCACACCGTCTGCGAGGAGGCCCGGTGCCCCAACCTCGGCGAGTGCTGGTCCGGCGGCGAGACCGGCACTGCCACCGCCACAATTATGATCCTTGGGGACACCTGCACGCGCGGCTGCAG ATTCTGTAACGTCAAGACATCTCGAACACCCCCTCCACCGGATCCTGATGAACCTTCCAATGTTGCTCAAGCTATTGCCTCATGGGGCCTTGAATATATAGTTATCACGAGTGTTGACCGGGACGATTTACCTGATCAGGGCAGTGGTCACTTTGCTGAAACAGTACAGAAGTTAAAGGCTTTGaagccagaaatgcttattgaaGCACTTG TACCTGATTTCCGTGGAGATCCAAGCAGTGTAGAGAAGGTTGCAACTTCTGGATTGCATGTTTTTGCACACAATATTGAAACAGTGGAAGAGCTTCAAAGAAATGTCCGAGACTATCGTGCAAATTTCAAACAGTCTATAGATGTTCTGAAAATGGCAAAAGAGTATGCTCCTCCTGGTACCCTTACAAAGACATCAATAATGCTGGGTTGCGGAGAGACTCCAGATCAGGTTATTAGCACCATGGAAAAAGTGCGGGCTGCTGGTGTTGATGTTATAACATTTGGCCAGTACATGAGGCCATCAAAACGCCACATGCCTGTCTCTGAGTATGTTACGCCTGAAGCTTTCGAGAAGTACCGGGCGCTTGGTGTTGAAATG GGGTTCCGCTATGTTGCATCTGGGCCAATGGTTCGATCTTCCTACAAAGCAGGTGAATTCTACATCAAGGCTATGATTGAAGCCGATCGAGCAAAGGCAACCACTGCAGACTCAAGTGCATAA
- the LOC136491931 gene encoding PLAT domain-containing protein 3-like has translation MAVNAVSFAVLLSFVILPAGSRPPSPGDQVVVPLQSSDDAAGSYDYRCVYTIYVETGSIWKAGTDAVISLALRAADGAGFTILDLARWGGLMGAGHDYYERGNVDIFSGRAPCLPSPPCRMNLTSDGYGPHHGWYCKSVDVTATGRHDATCAKAGFGVEQWLASDAPPYQLYAERSFCAKSDTDE, from the exons ATGGCCGTCAATGCAGTCTCCTTCGCCGTCCTCCTTTCCTTCGTGATCTTG CCCGCCGGATCAAGACCACCGTCGCCGGGCGACCAGGTAGTGGTGCCCCTGCAGAGCTCTGACGACGCGGCCGGGAGCTACGACTACAGGTGCGTGTACACGATCTACGTGGAGACCGGGTCGATCTGGAAGGCCGGGACGGACGCCGTGATCAGCCTGGCTCTCCGTGCCGCCGACGGCGCCGGCTTCACCATCCTGGACCTGGCCCGGTGGGGCGGGCTCATGGGCGCCGGCCACGACTACTACGAGCGCGGCAACGTGGACATCTTCAGCGGCCGGGCGCCCTGCCTGCCGTCGCCGCCGTGCCGGATGAACCTCACCTCCGACGGCTACGGCCCGCACCACGGCTGGTACTGCAAGTCCGTGGACGTCACCGCCACGGGGCGCCACGACGCCACGTGCGCCAAGGCCGGGTTCGGCGTCGAGCAGTGGCTCGCGAGCGACGCGCCGCCGTACCAGCTCTACGCCGAGCGTAGCTTCTGCGCGAAGAGTGACACGGATGAGTGA
- the LOC136490696 gene encoding protein SPA, chloroplastic-like codes for MAASSTSSLTTLHSCCFLSSTPSSPYMAALPRRRRAGARYPRIRAIDLDQNTIVAISVGVVSIAVGIGVPVFYETQIDNAAKRENTQPCFPCSGSGAQVCRFCSGKGIVTVVLGAGETEESQCVNCEGIGSLTCTTCQGTGIQPRYLDRREFKDDD; via the exons ATGGCCGCTTCCTCCACGTCGTCGCTCACAACGCTCCACTCCTGCTGTTTCCTCTCTTCCACTCCTTCCTCGCCCTACATGGCGGCGCTGCCCCGACGGCGAAGGGCGGGAGCGCGGTACCCTCGCATCCGGGCCATTGACCTCGACCAGAACACG ATTGTGGCCATATCGGTGGGCGTCGTCAGCATCGCCGTGGGAATAGGTGTCCCTGTGTTCTACGAGACTCAAATCGACAATGCC GCAAAGAGGGAGAATACACAGCCGTGCTTCCCCTGCAGTGGTTCTGGCGCGC AGGTATGCAGGTTTTGCAGTGGAAAGGGCATTGTTACTGTAGTACTTGGTGCAGGAGAGACTGAAGAATCACAGTGTGTCAACTGCGAGGGTATCGGCtctttgacatgcactacatgcCAAGGCACTGGGATCCAACCGCGCTATCTTGACCGCAG GGAGTTCAAGGATGACGACTGA
- the LOC136490695 gene encoding uncharacterized protein isoform X1: MDGLLSKLRSLDAYPKVNEDFYSSTLSGGIITLASSVVMLLLFVSELRLYLHAVTETTLRVDTSRGETLRINFDVTFPALQCSIISLDAMDISGQEHLDVKHDIFKQRIDAHGNVIATRQDAVGGMKMEAPLQHHGGRLEHNETYCGSCYGAQESDGQCCNSCEDVREAYRKKGWGVSNPDSLDQCKREGFLQSIKDEEGEGCNIYGFIEVNKVAGNFHFAPGKSFQQSNVHVHDLLPFQKDSFNVSHKINRLSFGEYFPGVVNPLNGANWVQHSSYGMYQYFIKVVPTVYTDINEHIILSNQFSVTEHFRSGESGRMQALPGVFFFYDLSPIKVTFTEQHVSFLHFLTNVCAIVGGVFTVSGIIDSFVYHSQRAIKKKMEIGKFN; encoded by the exons ATGGACGGGCTCCTGTCGAAGCTCCGCAGCCTGGACGCGTACCCCAAGGTGAACGAGGACTTCTACAGCAGCACCCTCTCCGGCGGCATCATCACGCTCGCCTCCTCCGTTGTCATGCTCCTCCTCTTCGTCTCCGAGCTCC GATTATATCTCCATGCAGTTACTGAGACAACGCTAAGGGTTGATACTTCAAGGGGAGAAACACTTCGCATAAAT TTTGATGTCACCTTTCCAGCCCTTCAATGTTCTATAATTAGCCTGGATGCAATGGACATCAGTGGACAGGAGCACCTAGATGTG AAACATGATATATTCAAGCAGCGAATTGATGCCCATGGCAATGTTATTGCGACTAGACAAGATGCAGTTGGTGGGATGAAG ATGGAAGCACCTCTACAACATCATGGTGGAAGGCTTGAACACAATGAAACCTATTGTGGCTCATGTTATGGTGCACAAGAA TCTGATGGTCAATGTTGTAACTCGTGTGAAGATGTTCGCGAAGCCTATAGGAAAAAAGGTTGGGGTGTATCAAATCCAGATTCGCTTGACCAG TGCAAAAGGGAGGGCTTTCTTCAAAGTATAAAGgatgaagaaggtgaaggatgcAATATTTATGGCTTCATTGAAGTTAATAAGGTTGCTGGGAATTTCCATTTTGCTCCAGGGAAAAGTTTCCAGCAGTCAAATGTGCACGTCCATGACTTGCTTCCGTTCCAGAAGGACAGCTTCAAT GTCAGCCATAAGATAAACAGACTAAGTTTTGGAGAATACTTTCCTGGTGTTGTTAATCCACTCAACGG GGCAAATTGGGTGCAGCATTCATCATATGGAATGTATCAATACTTCATCAAG GTTGTTCCTACAGTCTACACTGACATAAATGAACACATTATTCTCTCTAATCAG TTCTCTGTAACGGAACATTTTAGAAGTGGTGAGAGTGGTCGGATGCAGGCTCTTCCTGGCGTGTTCTTCTTTTATGACCTTTCTCCAATCAAG GTCACATTCACGGAACAACATGTGTCATTTTTACACTTTTTAACTAATGTTTGCGCTATTGTTGGAG GTGTGTTCACTGTTTCTGGAATCATAGATTCATTTGTATACCATAGCCAAAGAGCAATCAAGAAGAAGATGGAAATCGGCAAATTCAACTGA
- the LOC136490695 gene encoding uncharacterized protein isoform X2, giving the protein MDGLLSKLRSLDAYPKVNEDFYSSTLSGGIITLASSVVMLLLFVSELRLYLHAVTETTLRVDTSRGETLRINFDVTFPALQCSIISLDAMDISGQEHLDVKHDIFKQRIDAHGNVIATRQDAVGGMKMEAPLQHHGGRLEHNETYCGSCYGAQESDGQCCNSCEDVREAYRKKGWGVSNPDSLDQCKREGFLQSIKDEEGEGCNIYGFIEVNKVAGNFHFAPGKSFQQSNVHVHDLLPFQKDSFNVSHKINRLSFGEYFPGVVNPLNGANWVQHSSYGMYQYFIKVVPTVYTDINEHIILSNQFSVTEHFRSGESGRMQALPGVFFFYDLSPIKVCSLFLES; this is encoded by the exons ATGGACGGGCTCCTGTCGAAGCTCCGCAGCCTGGACGCGTACCCCAAGGTGAACGAGGACTTCTACAGCAGCACCCTCTCCGGCGGCATCATCACGCTCGCCTCCTCCGTTGTCATGCTCCTCCTCTTCGTCTCCGAGCTCC GATTATATCTCCATGCAGTTACTGAGACAACGCTAAGGGTTGATACTTCAAGGGGAGAAACACTTCGCATAAAT TTTGATGTCACCTTTCCAGCCCTTCAATGTTCTATAATTAGCCTGGATGCAATGGACATCAGTGGACAGGAGCACCTAGATGTG AAACATGATATATTCAAGCAGCGAATTGATGCCCATGGCAATGTTATTGCGACTAGACAAGATGCAGTTGGTGGGATGAAG ATGGAAGCACCTCTACAACATCATGGTGGAAGGCTTGAACACAATGAAACCTATTGTGGCTCATGTTATGGTGCACAAGAA TCTGATGGTCAATGTTGTAACTCGTGTGAAGATGTTCGCGAAGCCTATAGGAAAAAAGGTTGGGGTGTATCAAATCCAGATTCGCTTGACCAG TGCAAAAGGGAGGGCTTTCTTCAAAGTATAAAGgatgaagaaggtgaaggatgcAATATTTATGGCTTCATTGAAGTTAATAAGGTTGCTGGGAATTTCCATTTTGCTCCAGGGAAAAGTTTCCAGCAGTCAAATGTGCACGTCCATGACTTGCTTCCGTTCCAGAAGGACAGCTTCAAT GTCAGCCATAAGATAAACAGACTAAGTTTTGGAGAATACTTTCCTGGTGTTGTTAATCCACTCAACGG GGCAAATTGGGTGCAGCATTCATCATATGGAATGTATCAATACTTCATCAAG GTTGTTCCTACAGTCTACACTGACATAAATGAACACATTATTCTCTCTAATCAG TTCTCTGTAACGGAACATTTTAGAAGTGGTGAGAGTGGTCGGATGCAGGCTCTTCCTGGCGTGTTCTTCTTTTATGACCTTTCTCCAATCAAG GTGTGTTCACTGTTTCTGGAATCATAG